Proteins from a single region of Schistocerca gregaria isolate iqSchGreg1 chromosome 3, iqSchGreg1.2, whole genome shotgun sequence:
- the LOC126354554 gene encoding RING finger protein 37-like has product MYNFTDPSLLPDISCNAICSEGYEVTNLTSSNAQERRRGFMVYNAVKPPVEITLQLICKINLSHICIWPTVGNQKSCGFEIEIKDGYGKGVDGFVTTGKRSFGEEPGIVFFRRDCRDNELSVPAQFVKQPFINKQNALSNSDCLKIKIYKTYNSSLAALGRIEVWGTVSGSCSQSTKETVRKLYSKRTERKITEISRSSVNLCKLQGEKLHAVPADASGLIIPDDFKDAITLDIMSVPMILPSGKVVDQSTLEKHEMHEARWGRPPSDPFTGKLFSNNSHPVLAPALKARIDKFLIDNAHCQELFTVARTSGRRETHSLSQSACAVTNKDTVAVSAVNTAAVYLPTSSDDATFKVCSEKSDSSKHNKTDRTTNNRSITVCSENFLKTQKNNEEAQKKGEGKGSVSFDEILESKLNVAVKLALANRPSFVNCDKPAKHTKTACSDCDGNQLLYVLSCKHLFCRHCLFKKAAQKTMICSVCKFRYTHTDPSRYHVT; this is encoded by the coding sequence ATGTATAACTTTACCGATCCGTCACTGTTACCAGATATTTCCTGCAATGCAATATGCAGTGAAGGTTATGAAGTAACTAATTTAACATCATCAAATGCTCAGGAAAGGCGAAGAGGCTTTATGGTTTATAATGCTGTAAAACCACCGGTTGAAATAACTTTGCAGTTGATATGTAAAATTAATTTGAGTCATATTTGTATCTGGCCGACAGTCGGCAATCAAAAGTCGTGTGGGTTTGAAATAGAGATAAAAGACGGCTATGGAAAAGGAGTCGATGGATTTGTTACAACAGGAAAGCGCAGCTTCGGCGAAGAACCTGGCATCGTGTTTTTTAGAAGGGACTGTCGTGATAATGAATTATCAGTTCCAGCGCAGTTTGTTAAACAACCTTTCATAAACAAACAGAACGCACTTTCCAATTCAGACTGCTTGAAAATCAAGATTTATAAAACGTATAACTCATCTCTTGCAGCATTGGGACGCATTGAAGTGTGGGGAACGGTCAGCGGTTCGTGTAGTCAGTCGACAAAAGAAACAGTCAGGAAATTATATAGCAAACGGACAGAAAGGAAAATTACCGAAATTTCAAGAAGTAGTGTGAATTTGTGCAAATTACAAGGCGAAAAACTTCACGCAGTCCCTGCAGACGCAAGTGGATTAATCATACCAGACGATTTTAAGGACGCAATTACGTTAGATATAATGAGTGTTCCAATGATTTTACCAAGTGGAAAAGTTGTCGATCAGAGCACACTAGAAAAGCATGAAATGCATGAAGCCAGATGGGGCCGCCCACCAAGTGACCCTTTCACTGGTAAACTGTTTTCCAATAACAGTCATCCAGTTTTAGCTCCAGCATTAAAAGCAAGAATTGACAAATTTCTTATAGATAATGCACATTGCCAGGAACTGTTTACAGTAGCCCGTACCAGTGGAAGACGGGAGACACACAGTTTAAGTCAAAGTGCATGTGCAGTTACTAACAAGGACACTGTTGCAGTTTCAGCAGTCAACACTGCTGCTGTTTATTTACCAACCAGTTCTGATGATGCCACCTTTAAGGTCTGTTCTGAAAAATCTGATAGCAGCAAACATAATAAAACTGATAGGACTACCAACAACAGATCTATCACCGTttgcagtgaaaattttttaaaaacacaaaaaaataatgagGAGGCGCAGAAGAAGGGGGAAGGAAAAGGAAGTGTGTCATTTGATGAGATTTTGGAATCAAAATTAAATGTAGCTGTGAAATTAGCATTAGCAAATCGTCCATCATTTGTAAATTGTGATAAGCCTGCGAAACATACAAAAACTGCATGCAGTGATTGTGATGGAAACCAGCTTCTATACGTTTTGTCTTGTAAGCATTTGTTTTGCAGGCACTGTCTTTTTAAAAAAGCAGCACAAAAAACTATGATATGCTCTGTTTGCAAATTTCGTTACACACATACTGATCCAAGCAGATATCATGTAACATGA
- the LOC126354555 gene encoding 28S ribosomal protein S9, mitochondrial, with translation MNPFAVRQASALRRLWHGIVPIYVKQECVCCVKIYSVSSAILYSTDMKTLSATGSPDIQKKEKISKAMKAYLERARKHDEFMKQQEHEFKLGKRHLANMMGEDPDTFTQEDIDNAIHYLFPSGLFDPKARPIMKPPEEVFPQKKAAEFDETGRPYHFLFYTGKPNYFGLLHDIVSNLDYLNKHEDRMIRKHLKPESDQALDVTGTEWLPKESLEKLLVERLHDTEYNSLLLAMDRLLKHPYSFLKKDFILQYRKPLIMQTRNYEIPKPELGEDGKQFVTVKQCLRKSSRGEVTIRYPGEGKFQVNGCDINYFRLTQEREQLLFPLIFTGMLNKVDVEAVVTGGGPSGQAGAIRWGIAWGLRSFVDEEMLEKMRLAGLLTRDYRRRERKKPGQEKARKKFTWKKR, from the coding sequence ATGAATCCGTTTGCAGTGCGTCAAGCATCGGCTTTACGTAGATTGTGGCATGGAATCGTGCCTATTTATGTCAAGCAGGAATGTGTGTGTTGTGTAAAAATTTATAGCGTGAGCAGCGCAATATTATATAGTACAGACATGAAAACATTAAGTGCAACTGGTTCTCCagatatacaaaagaaagaaaaaatcagcAAAGCTATGAAAGCATACTTGGAAAGAGCTCGAAAACATGATGAGTTCATGAAACAACAAGAACACGAATTTAAATTAGGTAAACGGCATTTGGCTAACATGATGGGTGAAGATCCGGATACATTTACACAAGAGGACATTGATAATGCTATTCATTATCTATTTCCATCAGGATTATTCGACCCAAAAGCAAGACCCAttatgaaacctccagaagaagttTTTCCTCAGAAAAAAGCAGCAGAATTTGACGAAACTGGGCGTCCATATCACTTTCTGTTCTATACTGGAAAGCCAAATTATTTTGGTTTGCTCCATGATATTGTAAGCAATCTGGATTACTTGAATAAACACGAGGACAGGATGATACGTAAACATCTTAAACCAGAAAGTGATCAAGCTTTGGACGTTACAGGAACAGAGTGGCTGCCGAAAGAGAGCCTAGAAAAACTACTTGTTGAACGTTTACATGACACAGAATATAACAGTTTATTACTTGCAATGGATAGACTACTAAAACATCCATACTCATTTCTAAAAAAGGACTTTATTCTCCAGTATCGAAAACCATTGATAATGCAGACAAGGAATTATGAAATACCGAAACCCGAATTAGGTGAAGATGGAAAGCAGTTTGTAACTGTTAAACAGTGCTTACGCAAATCTTCAAGAGGCGAAGTCACGATAAGATATCCAGGTGAAGGGAAGTTTCAAGTTAATGGTTGCGATATTAATTATTTCAGACTGACTCAAGAACGCGAACAGCTTCTTTTCCCCCTTATTTTCACTGGAATGCTTAATAAAGTGGACGTAGAAGCTGTTGTAACTGGAGGAGGACCTTCTGGACAGGCAGGAGCAATAAGGTGGGGCATAGCATGGGGGCTACGCAGTTTTGTAGACGAAGAAATGCTAGAAAAAATGCGTCTAGCTGGACTGTTAACAAGGGACTACAGGCGTCGTGAAAGGAAGAAACCTGGCCAAGAAAAAGCTAGGAAAAAATTTACATGGAAGAAGAGATGA